From a single Sphingobium lignivorans genomic region:
- a CDS encoding DNA topoisomerase IB: MSQSLVFVDDSLPGITRRKVRSHWAYFDAQGERITDREEIDRLNAVGLPPAYADAWFAPRPDAHILATGIDARGRKQYRYHPDFTAERASLKFDRCVAFGHALPRIRARVEKDMGSRLLSRERAIASVVYLLDSGRIRIGNEAYARTNRSFGATTLRMRHAKVAGGKLMLRFRAKSGKLCEIGMTDRRLIRFVKRMQDLPGQHLFQHLREDGDAAPITSSDVNGYIQETMGADFTAKQFRIWRASSLALEWLADDANGPGINAMLAFVSEHLCNTPAVARKAYVHPRLLDLAKAGREARREAIRLPRRTRWLSRPERGLIALLESGA; the protein is encoded by the coding sequence ATGTCTCAATCCCTCGTCTTCGTCGACGACAGCCTGCCCGGCATCACGCGGCGCAAGGTCCGCAGTCACTGGGCCTATTTCGACGCCCAGGGTGAGCGGATCACGGACCGGGAGGAAATCGACCGCCTGAATGCAGTGGGCCTGCCGCCCGCTTATGCCGATGCCTGGTTCGCGCCCCGTCCCGACGCGCATATCCTCGCCACCGGCATCGATGCGCGGGGCCGCAAGCAATATCGCTACCATCCCGATTTCACGGCCGAGCGCGCATCGCTGAAGTTCGATCGCTGCGTCGCCTTCGGGCATGCCCTGCCGCGCATCCGCGCCCGCGTGGAGAAGGACATGGGCAGCCGGCTGCTCTCCCGGGAGCGGGCCATCGCCTCGGTCGTGTATCTGCTCGACAGCGGCCGCATCCGCATCGGCAACGAAGCCTATGCGCGGACGAACCGCAGCTTCGGCGCGACCACACTGCGCATGCGCCACGCGAAGGTGGCGGGCGGCAAGCTCATGCTGCGCTTCCGCGCCAAGTCCGGCAAGCTCTGCGAGATCGGCATGACGGACCGGCGGCTGATCCGCTTCGTCAAGCGGATGCAGGACCTGCCGGGGCAGCATCTCTTCCAGCATCTGCGCGAGGATGGCGACGCGGCCCCGATCACCTCATCGGACGTGAATGGCTATATCCAGGAAACGATGGGCGCCGACTTCACCGCCAAGCAGTTCCGCATCTGGCGGGCCAGTTCGCTGGCGCTGGAGTGGCTGGCGGACGACGCGAACGGCCCCGGCATCAATGCCATGCTCGCCTTCGTGTCCGAGCATCTGTGCAACACGCCCGCCGTCGCCCGGAAAGCCTATGTGCACCCCCGCCTGCTCGACCTCGCCAAGGCGGGCCGCGAAGCGCGGCGCGAGGCCATCCGCCTTCCGCGACGAACCCGCTGGCTCAGCCGCCCGGAGCGCGGACTGATCGCCCTGCTGGAGAGCGGGGCCTGA
- a CDS encoding PRC-barrel domain-containing protein has product MAETIAIDETNRLISSDKVDGTTVYDRQGEKLGSVRNFMVDKRSGKAEYAVLQFGGIFGIGSEYYPLPWDMLTYDTNLGGYVVEISKERLEAAPRYEERAEPEYDHIYGRQVYGYWGVPYPFV; this is encoded by the coding sequence ATGGCTGAAACAATCGCAATCGATGAAACCAATCGCCTGATCTCGTCGGACAAGGTCGACGGCACCACCGTCTATGATCGTCAGGGCGAGAAGCTCGGCAGCGTCCGCAATTTCATGGTCGACAAGCGCTCGGGCAAGGCGGAGTACGCCGTGCTCCAGTTCGGCGGCATCTTCGGCATCGGCAGCGAATATTATCCGCTTCCCTGGGACATGCTGACCTACGACACCAATCTTGGCGGCTATGTCGTCGAGATCAGCAAGGAACGGCTGGAAGCCGCGCCGCGCTACGAAGAGCGCGCCGAGCCCGAATATGACCATATCTATGGCCGCCAGGTCTATGGCTATTGGGGCGTCCCTTACCCCTTCGTCTGA
- a CDS encoding winged helix-turn-helix transcriptional regulator — MVQTPSCIPGFSCGLDATLKVVAGKWKPLIIYFLLEGPNRYGELKRAVRGVSDKVLIQQLKELESDGIVIRTDYREVPPRVDYSLTALGHSLAQALVPLSNWGAEHMEEVARVFAERDKWRRPSPDAR, encoded by the coding sequence ATGGTCCAGACTCCCTCCTGCATCCCCGGCTTTTCCTGCGGTCTCGACGCCACGCTCAAGGTGGTGGCGGGCAAGTGGAAGCCGCTCATCATCTACTTCCTGCTGGAGGGGCCCAATCGCTATGGCGAGCTCAAGCGGGCCGTGCGCGGCGTCAGCGACAAGGTGCTGATCCAACAGCTCAAGGAACTGGAAAGTGACGGAATTGTGATCCGCACCGACTATCGGGAAGTGCCGCCGCGCGTCGATTACAGCCTCACCGCGCTGGGCCACAGCCTGGCGCAGGCGCTGGTCCCGCTGTCCAACTGGGGCGCCGAGCATATGGAAGAAGTCGCCCGCGTCTTCGCCGAGCGGGACAAGTGGCGCCGCCCGTCGCCCGACGCCCGATAG
- a CDS encoding nuclear transport factor 2 family protein encodes MNYDAYVAAFNQGNDEELVETWFAPDCVMYSSSRVSRGREELLAFLHWAHDGVREIVRPRLVMQQEDRLFVDVDMDFICTEPRPDFPFAPLMPGDILTVRFFVTYKLDEQGRIAELCSMTWPAEQGVLKAPMLSGHAGGRAAYQAYAAAFSDGDMERAGRYYTDDCTLRLPTAPLMVGKQAICDFYGTMFRSVREHLTIHSLVIDDKGIAVDCTSTFTAQVDAPDFVVAPLRKGESVSVRVFVVYGLRNGQISTIDVARASTPEG; translated from the coding sequence ATGAATTATGATGCTTATGTCGCCGCCTTCAATCAGGGCAATGACGAGGAACTGGTCGAGACCTGGTTCGCGCCGGACTGCGTGATGTACAGCTCGTCCCGGGTGAGCCGCGGGCGCGAGGAGCTGCTGGCCTTCCTGCACTGGGCGCATGACGGCGTGCGCGAGATCGTGCGGCCGCGTCTGGTGATGCAGCAGGAGGACCGCCTGTTCGTCGATGTGGACATGGACTTCATCTGCACCGAGCCCCGGCCCGATTTCCCCTTCGCCCCGCTCATGCCGGGCGACATCCTCACGGTGCGCTTCTTCGTCACCTACAAGCTGGATGAACAGGGCCGCATCGCCGAGCTTTGCTCGATGACCTGGCCCGCGGAGCAGGGCGTCCTCAAGGCCCCCATGCTCTCGGGCCATGCCGGCGGGCGCGCCGCTTATCAGGCTTATGCCGCCGCCTTCAGCGACGGCGACATGGAGCGGGCAGGGCGCTATTATACGGACGACTGCACGCTGCGCCTGCCGACGGCCCCGCTCATGGTCGGCAAGCAGGCCATCTGCGATTTCTACGGCACCATGTTCCGGTCCGTGCGCGAGCATCTGACCATTCACAGCCTGGTCATCGACGACAAGGGCATTGCCGTCGATTGCACCAGCACCTTCACCGCGCAGGTCGATGCGCCGGATTTCGTCGTGGCGCCCCTGCGCAAGGGCGAATCCGTGTCGGTGCGCGTGTTCGTGGTCTACGGCCTGCGCAACGGACAGATCAGCACCATCGACGTCGCCCGCGCCTCAACCCCGGAGGGCTGA
- a CDS encoding MarR family winged helix-turn-helix transcriptional regulator — protein sequence MPGQEGALPAASPDPVREAGPLEEAWSIFDARHLPYRLLMLGKMLDRISTQQVRDVASVSLAEWRVLAHIAVMGSRSASEVSVAALVDRAEVSRGVRSLEEKGYLTRVNNPRNRKSSLLVLTPAGADVYERMQQQRRAFYSVLTADLNAGELQMLDELLLRIARRADGLARERPFEAGATE from the coding sequence ATGCCGGGGCAGGAGGGGGCTCTCCCGGCGGCAAGTCCTGATCCGGTCCGGGAGGCCGGCCCGCTCGAGGAAGCCTGGAGCATCTTCGATGCGCGCCATCTGCCTTATCGCCTGCTGATGCTGGGCAAGATGCTGGACCGCATCTCCACCCAGCAGGTGCGGGACGTGGCGAGCGTGTCCCTCGCGGAATGGCGCGTTCTCGCGCATATCGCAGTGATGGGCTCGCGCAGCGCCAGCGAAGTGTCGGTCGCCGCGCTGGTGGACCGGGCCGAGGTCAGCCGCGGGGTGCGCTCGCTGGAGGAGAAGGGCTATCTCACCCGGGTGAACAATCCCCGCAACCGCAAGAGCAGCCTGCTGGTGCTGACGCCTGCCGGTGCGGACGTCTATGAACGCATGCAGCAGCAGCGCCGTGCCTTCTACAGCGTGCTGACCGCCGACCTGAACGCCGGGGAGCTGCAGATGCTCGACGAGCTGCTGCTCCGCATCGCGCGCCGCGCCGATGGGCTGGCCCGCGAACGGCCTTTCGAAGCTGGGGCAACCGAATGA
- a CDS encoding thiamine pyrophosphate-dependent enzyme encodes MRNEPSFSLYIPEPDARPGGVPDFSHLRLEPAGAADRPHPETRGLDMREVPYRFVRVLDDEGQAVGPWKPDVPVETLIRGLRAMMLTRIFDDRMFRAHRQGKTSFYMKSTGEEAIPVAQSLMLGKGDMCFPTYRVLGWLMARDYPLIDLVNQIFSNERDPLKGRQLPILYSARDYGFYSLSGNLGSRMGHAVGWAMASAYKGDDKLALAYVGDGTTAEGDFHEALTFASVYHAPCLLCITNNQWAISSYSGFAGAQEAPLAARAIGFGLPGLRVDGNDFLAVWAVTQWAVERARANLGATLIEFVTYRVAGHSTSDDPTRYRPSDEASHFPLGDPVERLKRHLIALGEWDDARHAALTEELDQAVRAAMKEGEAVGTLGKSKPPVSEMFEHVFSEPDWRVIEQRREMGV; translated from the coding sequence ATGAGGAATGAACCATCATTCTCTCTCTACATTCCCGAGCCGGATGCGCGCCCCGGCGGCGTGCCCGACTTTTCGCATCTGCGCCTCGAGCCGGCAGGAGCGGCAGACCGCCCTCATCCCGAGACGCGGGGGCTCGACATGCGCGAAGTGCCCTATCGTTTCGTCCGGGTACTGGATGATGAGGGGCAGGCTGTCGGTCCATGGAAGCCTGATGTCCCCGTCGAGACGCTGATCCGCGGCCTGCGCGCCATGATGCTGACCCGCATCTTCGATGATCGCATGTTCCGCGCGCACCGGCAGGGCAAGACCAGCTTCTACATGAAGTCGACGGGCGAGGAGGCGATCCCCGTTGCGCAGTCGCTGATGCTGGGCAAGGGCGACATGTGCTTTCCCACCTACCGGGTGCTGGGCTGGCTGATGGCGCGGGACTATCCGCTCATCGATCTGGTCAACCAGATCTTCTCCAATGAGCGCGATCCGCTCAAGGGACGGCAATTGCCCATTCTCTATTCCGCGCGGGATTATGGCTTCTATTCGCTCTCGGGCAATCTGGGCAGCCGCATGGGCCATGCGGTGGGCTGGGCCATGGCCTCGGCCTACAAGGGCGACGACAAGCTGGCGCTGGCCTATGTGGGCGACGGCACCACGGCGGAAGGCGATTTCCACGAAGCGCTGACCTTCGCGTCCGTCTATCACGCGCCCTGCCTGCTGTGCATCACCAACAACCAGTGGGCGATCTCCAGCTATTCGGGCTTTGCCGGCGCGCAGGAAGCGCCGCTTGCGGCGCGGGCGATCGGGTTCGGCCTGCCCGGCCTGCGCGTCGATGGGAATGATTTCCTCGCCGTCTGGGCCGTGACGCAATGGGCGGTGGAGCGGGCGCGCGCCAATCTCGGCGCGACGCTCATCGAGTTCGTCACTTATCGCGTGGCCGGCCATTCCACCTCCGACGATCCCACCCGTTACCGGCCGAGCGACGAAGCCAGCCATTTCCCCCTTGGCGACCCCGTCGAGCGGCTGAAGCGGCACCTGATCGCGCTCGGCGAATGGGATGATGCCCGCCACGCCGCACTGACCGAGGAACTCGATCAGGCCGTGCGGGCGGCCATGAAGGAAGGCGAGGCGGTCGGCACGCTGGGCAAATCCAAGCCGCCGGTGAGCGAGATGTTCGAGCATGTGTTCAGCGAACCCGACTGGCGCGTGATCGAGCAGCGCCGCGAAATGGGAGTGTGA
- a CDS encoding extensin family protein encodes MGRTFFSRFSRWLRRLVWLVIVILAALLAFALLRPAPQDLPWTELDLGQPIGLFTGRKLTGLAEDGERCRALLRQAGVVTEAAPIAGQGQCGAADAVRIGSGQEMLALAPANVTPACPIVASMAVWKWQVVQPAAQRLLGASVERIEHLGSYSCRRLYGRSEGNWSEHATANAIDISAFVLTDGRRISVQRDWPVPGQEAIFLREVRDGACRLFATVLSPDYNQQHHDHLHLDQAQRGQMGWRACR; translated from the coding sequence ATGGGACGGACTTTCTTCTCGCGCTTCTCCCGGTGGCTGCGGCGCCTCGTCTGGCTGGTCATCGTCATTCTCGCCGCGCTTCTCGCCTTCGCTCTCCTGCGGCCGGCGCCGCAGGACCTGCCCTGGACGGAGCTGGATCTGGGCCAGCCGATCGGCCTGTTCACCGGGCGCAAGCTCACCGGGCTGGCGGAGGATGGCGAACGATGCCGCGCGCTGCTGCGCCAGGCCGGGGTCGTGACCGAGGCCGCGCCGATCGCGGGGCAGGGGCAATGCGGCGCGGCCGATGCCGTGCGCATCGGGTCCGGACAGGAAATGCTGGCTCTTGCGCCCGCTAATGTCACGCCGGCCTGCCCGATCGTGGCTTCCATGGCGGTGTGGAAATGGCAGGTGGTGCAACCGGCGGCGCAGCGCCTGCTGGGCGCGTCGGTCGAGCGGATCGAGCATCTGGGCAGCTACAGTTGCCGGCGGCTCTACGGCCGGTCCGAGGGCAACTGGAGCGAACATGCCACGGCCAACGCCATCGACATCAGTGCCTTCGTGCTGACCGATGGCCGCCGCATCTCCGTGCAGCGCGACTGGCCGGTGCCGGGGCAGGAAGCGATCTTCCTGCGCGAGGTCCGCGATGGCGCCTGCCGCCTGTTCGCGACGGTCCTCTCGCCGGACTACAACCAGCAGCATCACGACCATCTTCATCTCGATCAGGCCCAACGAGGCCAGATGGGCTGGCGCGCCTGCCGCTAG
- the fumC gene encoding class II fumarate hydratase has protein sequence MTETRTETDSIGAIDVPAQAYWGAQTQRSIENFPFAPSERMPVGIIHALAIVKRAAARVNRAHGLDGGIADAIDEAAAEVIAGRHDDQFPLVIWQTGSGTQSNMNVNEVIAGRANERLTGTRGGKSPVHPNDHVNKSQSSNDSFPTALHIAVARAATDELLPALDYLRDLLEAKAQAWKDIVKIGRTHLQDATPLTLGQEFSGYARQLSNCRERIAHAVMHDVLALAQGGTAVGTGLNAPEGFAEAVASEISALTDLPFYTAPNKFEALASNDPLVHFSAALSTLAVALTKIANDIRLLGSGPRSGLGELELPANEPGSSIMPGKVNPTQCEMLTMVAAQVIGNHQAVTVGGLQGHLELNVFKPLIGAAVLRSIHLLAVGMDSFAERCVEDMVPNEARIAELVARSLMLVTALAPAIGYDNAAKIAKHAHESGLTLREAGLALGLVDEALFDSLVRPETMV, from the coding sequence ATGACCGAGACCCGGACGGAAACCGACAGCATCGGCGCGATCGATGTCCCCGCGCAGGCTTATTGGGGCGCGCAAACCCAGCGCAGCATCGAGAATTTCCCCTTCGCCCCGAGCGAGCGCATGCCCGTCGGCATCATCCATGCCCTGGCCATCGTGAAGCGCGCCGCCGCACGGGTGAACCGGGCGCACGGGCTGGACGGGGGCATCGCCGATGCGATCGACGAGGCAGCGGCCGAAGTGATCGCCGGCCGGCATGACGACCAGTTCCCGCTGGTGATCTGGCAGACCGGCAGCGGGACGCAGAGCAACATGAACGTCAACGAAGTGATTGCCGGCCGCGCCAACGAACGGCTGACGGGCACGCGCGGGGGTAAGAGTCCCGTCCACCCGAACGATCATGTGAACAAGAGCCAGTCCTCCAACGACAGCTTCCCCACGGCCCTGCACATCGCCGTCGCCCGCGCGGCGACCGACGAGCTGCTGCCGGCGCTCGATTATCTGCGCGACCTGCTGGAAGCGAAGGCGCAGGCCTGGAAGGACATCGTCAAGATCGGCCGCACCCATCTGCAGGACGCGACGCCGCTCACCCTGGGGCAGGAATTTTCCGGCTATGCCCGGCAGCTCTCCAATTGCCGCGAGCGCATTGCCCATGCCGTGATGCACGATGTGCTGGCGCTGGCGCAGGGCGGCACGGCGGTGGGCACCGGGCTCAACGCGCCGGAGGGCTTCGCCGAGGCCGTGGCCAGCGAAATCTCCGCGCTGACGGACCTGCCCTTCTACACCGCGCCCAACAAGTTCGAGGCGCTGGCGTCGAACGACCCGCTCGTGCATTTCTCGGCGGCGCTCTCCACGCTGGCGGTCGCCCTCACCAAGATCGCCAATGACATCCGCCTGCTCGGCTCGGGCCCGCGCTCGGGGCTGGGCGAGCTGGAGCTGCCGGCAAACGAACCGGGCAGCTCGATCATGCCCGGCAAGGTCAACCCCACCCAGTGCGAGATGCTGACGATGGTCGCGGCGCAAGTGATCGGCAATCATCAGGCAGTCACGGTCGGCGGCCTTCAGGGGCATCTGGAGCTCAATGTCTTCAAGCCGCTGATCGGCGCGGCCGTGCTGCGGTCGATTCACCTGCTGGCGGTGGGCATGGACAGTTTCGCGGAGCGCTGCGTCGAGGACATGGTCCCCAACGAGGCGCGCATTGCCGAGCTGGTCGCGCGTTCGCTGATGCTCGTGACCGCGCTTGCCCCGGCCATCGGCTATGACAATGCCGCGAAGATCGCCAAGCATGCTCATGAGAGCGGCCTTACCCTGCGCGAGGCGGGGCTGGCGCTCGGTCTCGTCGATGAGGCCCTGTTCGACAGTCTGGTGCGCCCGGAAACGATGGTCTGA
- a CDS encoding Lrp/AsnC family transcriptional regulator, with protein MKTEEFSLDPFDRKILAELQAAPEISISALAERIGLSQTPCWRRLKALEQQGYIAGRAVLLDARRLGLVVDVFAHVRLSHHDGDTLDTFEAAVSGHPEVVACYSMSGESDYLVRILCRSIEAYDAFLKQKLLRLPGVTAVNSSFSLKTVKQTTELPIDPE; from the coding sequence ATGAAAACGGAAGAATTTTCTCTCGACCCGTTCGATCGAAAGATTCTGGCCGAGTTGCAGGCCGCTCCGGAGATCAGCATCAGTGCGCTGGCGGAGCGGATCGGCCTCTCGCAGACGCCGTGCTGGCGGCGACTGAAAGCGCTGGAGCAGCAGGGCTATATCGCGGGGCGCGCCGTGCTGCTCGATGCCCGGCGCCTGGGTCTGGTCGTCGACGTGTTCGCGCATGTCCGGCTCAGCCATCATGACGGCGACACGCTCGACACGTTCGAGGCGGCGGTGAGCGGGCATCCGGAAGTCGTGGCCTGCTACTCGATGAGCGGCGAAAGCGACTATCTCGTGCGGATCCTGTGCCGCAGCATCGAGGCCTATGACGCCTTCCTGAAGCAGAAGCTCCTGCGGCTGCCGGGCGTCACGGCGGTCAATTCCAGCTTCTCGCTCAAGACGGTCAAGCAGACCACCGAACTGCCCATCGACCCCGAGTAG
- a CDS encoding SDR family oxidoreductase: MTETVEMIHEDALPGEERKLHPQPEWQPRYPGSGRLDGKVAIVTGADSGIGRAVAALFAREGANVVIAYLCEHEDAAETEKIVRAEGRQSLVFAGDLGEKAICDELVQRTMAAFGRIDVLVNNAGEQHPDKNIEDITEEQLRRTFQTNIFSMFFLTQAVMPHLREGAAIINCTSVTMYKGSEELLDYSSTKGAIAAFTRSLSENLVGKGIRVNAVAPGPIWTPLNPFGGATKEKLAHFGESTPMARPGQPNEVAPSFLFLACEDSSYMSGQVLHPNGGMIVGS, from the coding sequence ATGACCGAGACAGTCGAGATGATCCATGAGGATGCCCTGCCGGGTGAGGAGCGCAAGCTTCATCCCCAGCCGGAGTGGCAGCCTCGTTATCCGGGTTCCGGGCGGCTCGATGGCAAGGTGGCGATCGTCACCGGCGCCGACAGCGGCATCGGCCGCGCCGTCGCTGCGCTGTTCGCGCGGGAAGGCGCGAATGTCGTCATCGCCTATCTGTGCGAGCATGAGGATGCCGCCGAGACGGAGAAGATCGTCCGGGCCGAGGGCCGGCAATCACTCGTCTTTGCCGGCGATCTGGGCGAGAAGGCGATATGCGACGAGCTGGTCCAGCGGACCATGGCCGCTTTCGGTCGCATTGATGTGCTGGTGAACAATGCGGGCGAGCAGCATCCCGACAAGAATATCGAGGACATCACCGAGGAGCAGCTTCGGCGGACCTTTCAGACCAACATCTTCTCGATGTTCTTCCTGACGCAGGCGGTCATGCCCCATCTGCGCGAAGGGGCCGCGATCATCAACTGCACCTCCGTCACCATGTACAAGGGGTCGGAAGAGCTGCTGGATTATTCGAGCACGAAAGGCGCGATCGCGGCCTTCACCCGCTCGCTCAGCGAAAATCTCGTCGGCAAGGGCATCCGCGTGAATGCGGTCGCGCCGGGGCCGATCTGGACGCCGCTCAATCCGTTCGGCGGCGCCACCAAGGAGAAGCTCGCGCATTTCGGGGAAAGCACGCCGATGGCCCGGCCGGGCCAGCCCAATGAGGTCGCGCCGAGCTTCCTGTTCCTCGCCTGCGAGGATTCGAGCTACATGAGCGGTCAGGTGCTGCATCCCAATGGCGGCATGATCGTCGGCAGCTAG
- a CDS encoding alpha-ketoacid dehydrogenase subunit beta, which produces MNMIQALNSALDVKLAQDPDVVLFGEDIGYFGGVFRVTDGLQAKHGLTRCFDTPIAEGGIIATAIGMGVYGLRPVAEIQFADYILPAFDQLVSEAARLRYRSGGEFWAPITVRSPYGGGIFGGQTHSQSPEALFAHVTGLKTVIPSNPYDAKGLLIASIEDDDPVIFMEPKRIYNGPFYARPDEQLKSWAGTGDPLAEVPEGHYTVPLGKAATVREGKDVTVLAYGTMVHVAKAGIEESGVDAELIDLRSIVPLDIEAITASVAKTGRCVIFHEATRFGGFGGELSALVQERCFWALRSPILRVAGWDTPYPHAFEWDYMPGPGRLAAALRKAMED; this is translated from the coding sequence ATGAACATGATCCAGGCGCTCAACAGCGCTCTCGACGTCAAGCTGGCGCAGGATCCCGACGTGGTGCTGTTCGGCGAGGATATCGGCTATTTCGGCGGCGTGTTCCGGGTGACGGACGGGCTTCAGGCGAAGCACGGGCTCACGCGCTGCTTCGACACGCCGATCGCGGAAGGCGGCATCATCGCGACCGCCATCGGCATGGGCGTCTACGGGCTGCGGCCAGTCGCGGAGATCCAGTTCGCGGACTATATCCTGCCGGCCTTCGATCAGCTCGTGTCCGAGGCGGCGCGGCTGCGCTACCGGTCCGGCGGCGAGTTTTGGGCGCCGATCACGGTGCGGTCGCCTTATGGCGGCGGCATTTTCGGCGGGCAGACGCACAGCCAGTCGCCCGAGGCACTGTTCGCGCATGTGACCGGGCTCAAGACCGTGATCCCGTCCAATCCCTATGATGCCAAGGGGCTGCTGATCGCGTCGATCGAGGATGACGATCCCGTCATCTTCATGGAGCCCAAGCGCATCTACAACGGGCCATTCTACGCGCGGCCGGACGAACAGCTCAAGAGCTGGGCCGGCACGGGCGATCCGCTCGCCGAGGTGCCGGAGGGGCACTATACCGTGCCGCTCGGCAAGGCCGCGACGGTGCGCGAGGGCAAGGACGTGACGGTGCTCGCTTATGGCACCATGGTCCATGTCGCCAAGGCAGGCATCGAGGAAAGCGGCGTGGATGCCGAGCTGATCGACCTGCGCTCGATCGTCCCGCTGGATATCGAGGCGATCACCGCCTCGGTGGCGAAGACGGGGCGCTGCGTGATCTTTCACGAGGCGACGCGCTTCGGCGGCTTCGGCGGCGAGCTTTCGGCACTGGTGCAGGAGCGCTGCTTCTGGGCGCTGCGGAGCCCCATCCTGCGGGTCGCC
- a CDS encoding SDR family NAD(P)-dependent oxidoreductase: protein MDRLNGKTAVVTGGGSGIGFGIAQRFVAEGAFVFLFGRRQDALDAAVAKLGPNAAAIQGSVTELADLDRLFAAVEAQRGTLDILVANAGTGELAPLGDITPGHYDRAFDVNVKGTLFTVQKGLPLMRAGGSIILTGSTTGEMGTPSFSIYSASKAAVRNFARSWALDLKGTGIRVNVVSPGPTLTDLALDVVGREPFEALGASTPIGRLGDPSEIGAVAAFLASSDSSFMTGGEVFVDGGLAQI, encoded by the coding sequence ATGGACAGGTTGAACGGCAAGACGGCAGTGGTGACAGGCGGCGGAAGCGGCATCGGTTTCGGGATCGCGCAGCGCTTCGTGGCCGAAGGCGCGTTCGTCTTCCTGTTCGGCCGGCGACAGGACGCGCTCGATGCCGCCGTGGCCAAGCTCGGCCCCAATGCCGCCGCCATCCAGGGCTCGGTCACGGAGCTCGCCGATCTCGACCGGCTGTTCGCCGCCGTGGAGGCGCAGCGCGGTACGCTCGACATCCTCGTGGCCAATGCCGGGACCGGCGAGCTGGCTCCGCTCGGCGACATCACGCCGGGCCATTATGACCGGGCATTCGACGTCAATGTGAAGGGCACGCTCTTCACGGTGCAGAAGGGCTTGCCGCTGATGCGCGCGGGCGGCTCGATCATCCTCACCGGATCGACCACCGGCGAGATGGGCACGCCCAGCTTCAGCATCTACAGCGCCTCGAAGGCCGCCGTGCGCAACTTCGCCCGCAGCTGGGCGCTCGATCTCAAGGGCACCGGCATTCGCGTCAATGTCGTGTCGCCCGGGCCGACGCTCACCGATCTGGCGCTCGACGTCGTCGGCAGGGAGCCGTTCGAGGCGCTGGGCGCCAGCACCCCGATCGGGCGGCTGGGCGATCCTTCCGAGATCGGCGCCGTCGCCGCGTTCCTCGCGTCGAGCGACAGCAGCTTCATGACCGGCGGCGAAGTGTTCGTCGACGGCGGTCTCGCGCAGATCTGA